A window of Argopecten irradians isolate NY chromosome 14, Ai_NY, whole genome shotgun sequence contains these coding sequences:
- the LOC138307535 gene encoding streptococcal hemagglutinin-like isoform X1 → MAYYWYDRYRPRFYMEWPRLTSMYSGSTNHLEEQSRNGNGSRDGKYSDPVLAYDNVFDPIDSYGAYNFHMAPREELVIGTDPRLWFRHKHRSDHDSSSEYTGSKKPDSSTCRLVLCVLLVMSFIGVVVASIVLAVILSQSQSSSVTATPQAVLQGSLTMANRNFSAALNDPDTAAYKQAVEDFCAAISVIQKTSTSPFRDTYHSCIVLGFTRGSVIVDYKMVYTADPDPSAVFQQISDTISSNGQNGFGSGNVVFLNPTSLTVVVFSGTTLSVTAVETSSPTPFSTSSVASSVELTTSIASPVDSPSSSIFVDSTSSIDATVDQTFSITATVDPTSSIDATVDLTSSIDATVDPTSSIAATVDSTSSIDATVDPTSSIDATVDPTSSIDASVDPISSIAATVDSTSSIAATLDPTSSIAATVDPTSSIAATLDPSSSIAATVDPTSSIDATVDPTSSIAATVDPTVDPTSSIAATVDPTSSIAATVDTTSSIDATVDPSSSIAATEDSTSSVLSSVDSTSSTSMSSTVDAMPSSAIDDSTLSVTSTSEPMSSMTPTVDSTSTVPAVDSTFSIASSVDSTSTSTVVDSSSSVVSNIDPTFSPVITDSMSSFMTSNVDSISSMMSTVGSMSSTLDVDSTSSSKVAASTHAASDVSSTLFVDVISTSATAALASSMSVEVSSSSPAIATSSASQQIVSSMSPSDASTVSINDEITLTSSAPGVTMMASSTAETLLSSTATLSPTEAISMTSMPMPGSTLISTSLSVSAPTSPSANISPSVSSSVDMSSLPSAMSSIMFSSVSSADASLSITPNVDISSVLSSVSSVGISPSMLSSVDSTSSIPSSLMSLSDFFTDTSPSISSVPMSSLPSSMSASWPSSTSSSVLSSDVSPSMTSSVDMSAMSSSISSSVTPINVSPSLTSSDISSMPLSISPSMSMFSSSPIPSADVSPSLSASDHLTSTSPSMTQSVSSSSHINKPSMPPSISSIVSSNMSPSISSSDYMSSIPSSMPSSIFSSVSQYVSSGIVSSSVTSDIDMTSISPSLSSPLPSDISSSMTSYAGMSTTSLPMPSVLGVSASVTPMLSSVSSVDLSSMSSSMSPYIGSVDVSPSMSSFIGDSSMLSSTPQSQSSAYVSPSISSSIDTSLITSSMSPFLTSVGTTSSIPSSGVISMSVSSIDVSASMTSSLEMSSLTPSSMSPSVSTVDVSSSIASSINVSPSMVSSVDVSSSIASSVDVSPSIASSVAVSPSMVSSVDVSSSIASSVDVSPSIASSVAVSPSMVSSVDVSPSMASSVDVSPSIVSFIVVSPSLASSYDFSSSDASPLMTSSSVMSYISSSIISSDTFANVSSSIMSATSFSSLPTSISSSVSTSIDVSPSITPSGITSMFLSMSSSAPSVDVSNLITSSKDISSLSSSISPSESSIYASSMTPYSVISSSDTLSMSVTISPSSVTISPSSVDMSSVSLNASSVIDSPSMTSDIDMSMSIYPSDASAESSSFTTPSVDNSSLSSSFMFPSMTSISDNSSISSSIYPSSDSSIDLTSFLRSSSSVLSDAFPSMTSSLETSSLSNTVSSSIYSSYITSALENPTLFTSVLSSQNLSSSVSSSIDISATSSDLVL, encoded by the exons ATGGCGTATTACTGGTACGACAGGTATCGCCCTCGGTTTTACATGGAG TGGCCTCGTTTAACATCGATGTATTCCGGAAGTACGAATCATCTGGAAGAACAATCTAGAAACGGAAACGGAAGTAGGGATGGGAAATATAGTGACCCTGTGTTAGCCTATGACAATGTGTTTGACCCTATCGATAGTTATGGGGCGTATAACTTCCACATGGCACCACGAGAGGAACTGGTTATCGGCACAGATCCCCGCTTGTGGTTCCGTCACAAACACAGATCGGATCACGACTCTTCAAGTGAATACACGGGGTCAAAGAAGCCGGACTCCTCAACGTGTCGACTAGTCCTGTGTGTTCTATTGGTGATGAGTTTTATCGGGGTAGTGGTGGCGTCAATCGTCTTAGCTGTTATAT TATCACAGTCCCAGTCCAGTTCTGTTACTGCAACGCCCCAAG CGGTATTACAAGGTAGCCTAACTATGGCGAACAGAAACTTTTCGGCAGCTCTTAATGATCCGGACACAGCAGCGTACAAACAAGCGGTCGAGGACTTCTGTGCAGCC ATATCAGTTATCCAGAAGACCTCCACATCCCCATTTCGAGACACATATCATTCCTGTATAGTTCTCGGATTTAC GCGTGGTAGTGTGATAGTGGACTATAAAATGGTGTACACGGCTGATCCAGACCCGTCAGCGGTGTTTCAGCAAATCTCGGACACTATCTCCAGTAACGGACAGAATGGCTTCGGGTCTGGTAATGTGGTCTTTCTGAACCCGACCTCTCTGACTGTTGTGGTATTTAGTGGCACAACATTATCGGTGACAGCTGTGGAAACGTCATCACCAACGCCTTTCTCAACATCATCCGTGGCTTCCTCTGTAGAGTTAACGACGTCCATAGCGTCTCCTGTAGATTCTCCGTCGTCATCAATCTTTGTGGATTCAACATCTTCCATAGACGCTACTGTAGATCAAACATTTTCCATAACTGCTACTGTAGATCCGACATCTTCCATAGACGCTACTGTAGATCTGACATCTTCCATAGACGCTACTGTAGATCCGACATCCTCCATAGCCGCAACTGTAGATTCGACATCTTCCATAGACGCTACTGTAGATCCGACATCTTCCATAGACGCTACTGTAGATCCGACATCTTCCATAGACGCTAGTGTAGATCCGATATCCTCTATAGCTGCTACTGTAGATTCGACATCCTCCATAGCCGCAACTTTAGATCCGACATCTTCCATAGCTGCTACTGTAGACCCAACATCCTCCATAGCCGCAACTTTAGATCCATCATCCTCCATAGCTGCTACTGTAGATCCGACATCCTCCATAGATGCTACTGTAGATCCGACATCCTCCATAGCTGCTACCGTAGATCCTACTGTAGATCCGACATCCTCCATAGCTGCCACTGTAGATCCGACATCCTCCATAGCCGCAACTGTAGATACGACATCCTCTATTGACGCTACTGTAGATCCGTCATCCTCCATAGCCGCTACTGAAGATTCGACGTCATCTGTATTGTCTTCTGTAGATTCAACGTCCTCAACATCTATGTCGTCTACTGTTGATGCAATGCCCTCGTCAGCCATTGATGATTCAACATTATCAGTAACGTCTACTTCCGAACCGATGTCATCTATGACGCCTACTGTCGATTCCACTTCTACAGTGCCTGCTGTAGATTCGACGTTTTCTATAGCGTCATCAGTTGATTCAACCTCAACTTCAACCGTTGTTGACTCATCATCTTCTGTAGTTTCTAATATAGACCCAACGTTTTCGCCAGTCATTACTGATTCAATGTCGTCTTTCATGACGTCTAATGTAGATTCAATTTCGTCTATGATGTCTACTGTGGGTTCAATGTCCTCAACCTTAGATGTTGATTCCACTTCGTCATCTAAAGTTGCTGCTTCGACACATGCGGCCAGTGATGTGTCATCAACATTATTTGTGGATGTAATCTCTACCTCTGCAACTGCAGCATTGGCATCTTCAATGTCCGTAGAGGTTTCGTCATCGTCGCCAGCGATAGCAACTTCATCTGCTTCCCAGCAAATCGTGTCATCGATGTCTCCTTCAGACGCTTCAACGGTATCGATAAATGATGAAATTACGTTAACGTCATCAGCTCCTGGTGTAACAATGATGGCATCATCAACTGCAGAAACTTTATTGTCGTCAACTGCTACGTTATCCCCGACTGAGGCGATTTCTATGACATCCATGCCTATGCCTGGTTCTACATTGATATCGACTTCGTTATCAGTGTCCGCGCCCACTTCACCCTCTGCCAACATATCCCCTTCGGTGTCGTCTTCTGTCGATATGTCATCTTTGCCATCGGCAATGTCTTCAATAATGTTCTCCTCTGTTTCATCTGCCGATGCATCTCTTTCCATTACGCCTAATGTCGATATCTCATCAGTGTTATCGTCTGTCTCATCTGTTGGTATTTCTCCTTCAATGTTGTCTTCCGTTGATAGTACATCATCTATACCTTCCTCATTAATGTCCTTGTCTGATTTTTTTACCGATACTTCTCCTTCTATTTCTTCTGTGCCTATGTCATCTTTACCTTCATCAATGTCCGCGTCATGGCCATCATCAACATCCTCGTCTGTTTTATCTTCCGATGTATCCCCTTCAATGACCTCTTCTGTCGATATGTCAGCGATGTCATCATCAATATCTTCATCAGTTACACCAATTAATGTTTCTCCCTCCTTGACATCATCTGATATTTCGTCTATGCCTTTATCAATATCTCCATCAATGTCTATGTTTTCCTCCTCACCAATTCCATCTGCCGATGTTTCCCCTTCGTTGTCAGCATCTGATCATCTTACATCTACGTCTCCGTCAATGACTCAATCCGTTTCTTCTTCGTCACATATCAATAAGCCATCAATGCCTCCATCCATTTCCTCGATTGTTTCGTCTAATATGTCTCCGTCAATTTCGTCTTCTGACTACATGTCATCAATACCTTCATCAATGCCCTCATCAATATTTTCATCAGTTTCTCAATATGTTTCATCTGGAATTGTGTCTTCTTCAGTGACTTCAGATATCGATATGACATCAATCTCTCCATCGTTGTCCTCACCTCTTCCATCTGATATTTCCTCTTCAATGACGTCATATGCAGGTATGTCAACTACGTCTCTACCCATGCCATCAGTTCTCGGTGTTTCTGCATCTGTGACACCAATGCTGTCTTCAGTTTCATCCGTCGATCTTTCTTCCATGTCTTCGTCAATGTCACCATATATTGGATCTGTTGATGTATCTCCTTCAATGTCGTCATTTATCGGTGATTCATCTATGTTATCATCAACGCCTCAATCTCAGTCATCTGCATATGTTTCTCCTTCGATATCATCATCTATCGATACGTCATTAATTACTTCATCAATGTCCCCATTTCTCACATCTGTAGGTACAACTTCTTCAATCCCATCTTCTGGCGTTATATCAATGTCGGTTTCATCTATCGACGTATCTGCGTCAATGACATCGTCCCTCGAAATGTCTTCATTGACGCCTTCCTCAATGTCCCCTTCTGTTTCCACTGTCGATGTTTCCTCTTCAATAGCATCATCTATCAATGTTTCCCCTTCAATGGTGTCATCTGTTGATGTTTCGTCTTCAATAGCATCATCTGTCGATGTTTCGCCTTCAATAGCATCATCTGTTGCTGTTTCCCCTTCAATGGTGTCATCTGTCGATGTTTCGTCTTCAATAGCATCATCTGTCGATGTTTCGCCTTCAATAGCATCATCTGTTGCTGTTTCTCCTTCAATGGTGTCATCTGTCGATGTTTCGCCTTCAATGGCATCATCTGTCGATGTTTCGCCTTCAATAGTATCATTTATCGTTGTTTCTCCTTCATTAGCGTCCTCTTACGATTTTTCATCCAGTGATGCTTCTcctttgatgacgtcatctagcGTCATGTCATATATATCTTCGTCAATAATCTCGTCTGATACATTCGCTAATGTTTCCTCTTCAATTATGTCAGCTACCTCATTTTCATCTTTGCCTACATCAATTTCCTCATCTGTTTCAACGTCCATTGATGTATCACCTTCAATAACACCTTCTGGTATAACATCAATGTTTTTATCAATGTCTTCATCTGCTCCATCTGTTGATGTTTCTAATTTAATTACATCATCAAAAGATATTTCATCTTTATCTTCATCCATATCGCCTTCAGAATCGTCTATTTATGCTTCATCAATGACGCCATATAGCGTCATCTCGTCTAGCGACACTTTATCAATGTCTGTAACAATATCTCCATCATCTGTAACTATTTCACCATCATCTGTCGATATGTCGTCAGTGTCCTTGAATGCTTCATCTGTTATTGATTCTCCGTCCATGACGTCTGACATTGATATGTCTATGTCTATATATCCATCAGATGCATCTGCCGAATCTTCATCCTTTACGACACCATCTGTCGATAATTCTTCTTTGTCGTCATCTTTTATGTTTCCATCCATGACCTCGATTTCTGATAATTCTTCTATATCTTCATCAATATATCCTTCGTCTGATTCGTCAATAGATTTAACCTCGTTTTTAAGGTCCTCCTCATCTGTCCTTAGTGATGCTTTTCCGTCGATGACATCGTCGTTAGAAACGTCATCCTTATCAAACACTGTCTCTTCCTCCATTTATAGCTCGTATATCACTTCAGCACTTGAAAATCCAACTTTGTTTACATCAGTACTTTCATCGCAAAACTTATCATCGTCTGTGTCCTCATCTATTGATATTTCTGCCACGTCATCAGACTTAGTACTGTAG
- the LOC138307535 gene encoding streptococcal hemagglutinin-like isoform X2, with the protein MDSWKKRFHGKWPRLTSMYSGSTNHLEEQSRNGNGSRDGKYSDPVLAYDNVFDPIDSYGAYNFHMAPREELVIGTDPRLWFRHKHRSDHDSSSEYTGSKKPDSSTCRLVLCVLLVMSFIGVVVASIVLAVILSQSQSSSVTATPQAVLQGSLTMANRNFSAALNDPDTAAYKQAVEDFCAAISVIQKTSTSPFRDTYHSCIVLGFTRGSVIVDYKMVYTADPDPSAVFQQISDTISSNGQNGFGSGNVVFLNPTSLTVVVFSGTTLSVTAVETSSPTPFSTSSVASSVELTTSIASPVDSPSSSIFVDSTSSIDATVDQTFSITATVDPTSSIDATVDLTSSIDATVDPTSSIAATVDSTSSIDATVDPTSSIDATVDPTSSIDASVDPISSIAATVDSTSSIAATLDPTSSIAATVDPTSSIAATLDPSSSIAATVDPTSSIDATVDPTSSIAATVDPTVDPTSSIAATVDPTSSIAATVDTTSSIDATVDPSSSIAATEDSTSSVLSSVDSTSSTSMSSTVDAMPSSAIDDSTLSVTSTSEPMSSMTPTVDSTSTVPAVDSTFSIASSVDSTSTSTVVDSSSSVVSNIDPTFSPVITDSMSSFMTSNVDSISSMMSTVGSMSSTLDVDSTSSSKVAASTHAASDVSSTLFVDVISTSATAALASSMSVEVSSSSPAIATSSASQQIVSSMSPSDASTVSINDEITLTSSAPGVTMMASSTAETLLSSTATLSPTEAISMTSMPMPGSTLISTSLSVSAPTSPSANISPSVSSSVDMSSLPSAMSSIMFSSVSSADASLSITPNVDISSVLSSVSSVGISPSMLSSVDSTSSIPSSLMSLSDFFTDTSPSISSVPMSSLPSSMSASWPSSTSSSVLSSDVSPSMTSSVDMSAMSSSISSSVTPINVSPSLTSSDISSMPLSISPSMSMFSSSPIPSADVSPSLSASDHLTSTSPSMTQSVSSSSHINKPSMPPSISSIVSSNMSPSISSSDYMSSIPSSMPSSIFSSVSQYVSSGIVSSSVTSDIDMTSISPSLSSPLPSDISSSMTSYAGMSTTSLPMPSVLGVSASVTPMLSSVSSVDLSSMSSSMSPYIGSVDVSPSMSSFIGDSSMLSSTPQSQSSAYVSPSISSSIDTSLITSSMSPFLTSVGTTSSIPSSGVISMSVSSIDVSASMTSSLEMSSLTPSSMSPSVSTVDVSSSIASSINVSPSMVSSVDVSSSIASSVDVSPSIASSVAVSPSMVSSVDVSSSIASSVDVSPSIASSVAVSPSMVSSVDVSPSMASSVDVSPSIVSFIVVSPSLASSYDFSSSDASPLMTSSSVMSYISSSIISSDTFANVSSSIMSATSFSSLPTSISSSVSTSIDVSPSITPSGITSMFLSMSSSAPSVDVSNLITSSKDISSLSSSISPSESSIYASSMTPYSVISSSDTLSMSVTISPSSVTISPSSVDMSSVSLNASSVIDSPSMTSDIDMSMSIYPSDASAESSSFTTPSVDNSSLSSSFMFPSMTSISDNSSISSSIYPSSDSSIDLTSFLRSSSSVLSDAFPSMTSSLETSSLSNTVSSSIYSSYITSALENPTLFTSVLSSQNLSSSVSSSIDISATSSDLVL; encoded by the exons TGGCCTCGTTTAACATCGATGTATTCCGGAAGTACGAATCATCTGGAAGAACAATCTAGAAACGGAAACGGAAGTAGGGATGGGAAATATAGTGACCCTGTGTTAGCCTATGACAATGTGTTTGACCCTATCGATAGTTATGGGGCGTATAACTTCCACATGGCACCACGAGAGGAACTGGTTATCGGCACAGATCCCCGCTTGTGGTTCCGTCACAAACACAGATCGGATCACGACTCTTCAAGTGAATACACGGGGTCAAAGAAGCCGGACTCCTCAACGTGTCGACTAGTCCTGTGTGTTCTATTGGTGATGAGTTTTATCGGGGTAGTGGTGGCGTCAATCGTCTTAGCTGTTATAT TATCACAGTCCCAGTCCAGTTCTGTTACTGCAACGCCCCAAG CGGTATTACAAGGTAGCCTAACTATGGCGAACAGAAACTTTTCGGCAGCTCTTAATGATCCGGACACAGCAGCGTACAAACAAGCGGTCGAGGACTTCTGTGCAGCC ATATCAGTTATCCAGAAGACCTCCACATCCCCATTTCGAGACACATATCATTCCTGTATAGTTCTCGGATTTAC GCGTGGTAGTGTGATAGTGGACTATAAAATGGTGTACACGGCTGATCCAGACCCGTCAGCGGTGTTTCAGCAAATCTCGGACACTATCTCCAGTAACGGACAGAATGGCTTCGGGTCTGGTAATGTGGTCTTTCTGAACCCGACCTCTCTGACTGTTGTGGTATTTAGTGGCACAACATTATCGGTGACAGCTGTGGAAACGTCATCACCAACGCCTTTCTCAACATCATCCGTGGCTTCCTCTGTAGAGTTAACGACGTCCATAGCGTCTCCTGTAGATTCTCCGTCGTCATCAATCTTTGTGGATTCAACATCTTCCATAGACGCTACTGTAGATCAAACATTTTCCATAACTGCTACTGTAGATCCGACATCTTCCATAGACGCTACTGTAGATCTGACATCTTCCATAGACGCTACTGTAGATCCGACATCCTCCATAGCCGCAACTGTAGATTCGACATCTTCCATAGACGCTACTGTAGATCCGACATCTTCCATAGACGCTACTGTAGATCCGACATCTTCCATAGACGCTAGTGTAGATCCGATATCCTCTATAGCTGCTACTGTAGATTCGACATCCTCCATAGCCGCAACTTTAGATCCGACATCTTCCATAGCTGCTACTGTAGACCCAACATCCTCCATAGCCGCAACTTTAGATCCATCATCCTCCATAGCTGCTACTGTAGATCCGACATCCTCCATAGATGCTACTGTAGATCCGACATCCTCCATAGCTGCTACCGTAGATCCTACTGTAGATCCGACATCCTCCATAGCTGCCACTGTAGATCCGACATCCTCCATAGCCGCAACTGTAGATACGACATCCTCTATTGACGCTACTGTAGATCCGTCATCCTCCATAGCCGCTACTGAAGATTCGACGTCATCTGTATTGTCTTCTGTAGATTCAACGTCCTCAACATCTATGTCGTCTACTGTTGATGCAATGCCCTCGTCAGCCATTGATGATTCAACATTATCAGTAACGTCTACTTCCGAACCGATGTCATCTATGACGCCTACTGTCGATTCCACTTCTACAGTGCCTGCTGTAGATTCGACGTTTTCTATAGCGTCATCAGTTGATTCAACCTCAACTTCAACCGTTGTTGACTCATCATCTTCTGTAGTTTCTAATATAGACCCAACGTTTTCGCCAGTCATTACTGATTCAATGTCGTCTTTCATGACGTCTAATGTAGATTCAATTTCGTCTATGATGTCTACTGTGGGTTCAATGTCCTCAACCTTAGATGTTGATTCCACTTCGTCATCTAAAGTTGCTGCTTCGACACATGCGGCCAGTGATGTGTCATCAACATTATTTGTGGATGTAATCTCTACCTCTGCAACTGCAGCATTGGCATCTTCAATGTCCGTAGAGGTTTCGTCATCGTCGCCAGCGATAGCAACTTCATCTGCTTCCCAGCAAATCGTGTCATCGATGTCTCCTTCAGACGCTTCAACGGTATCGATAAATGATGAAATTACGTTAACGTCATCAGCTCCTGGTGTAACAATGATGGCATCATCAACTGCAGAAACTTTATTGTCGTCAACTGCTACGTTATCCCCGACTGAGGCGATTTCTATGACATCCATGCCTATGCCTGGTTCTACATTGATATCGACTTCGTTATCAGTGTCCGCGCCCACTTCACCCTCTGCCAACATATCCCCTTCGGTGTCGTCTTCTGTCGATATGTCATCTTTGCCATCGGCAATGTCTTCAATAATGTTCTCCTCTGTTTCATCTGCCGATGCATCTCTTTCCATTACGCCTAATGTCGATATCTCATCAGTGTTATCGTCTGTCTCATCTGTTGGTATTTCTCCTTCAATGTTGTCTTCCGTTGATAGTACATCATCTATACCTTCCTCATTAATGTCCTTGTCTGATTTTTTTACCGATACTTCTCCTTCTATTTCTTCTGTGCCTATGTCATCTTTACCTTCATCAATGTCCGCGTCATGGCCATCATCAACATCCTCGTCTGTTTTATCTTCCGATGTATCCCCTTCAATGACCTCTTCTGTCGATATGTCAGCGATGTCATCATCAATATCTTCATCAGTTACACCAATTAATGTTTCTCCCTCCTTGACATCATCTGATATTTCGTCTATGCCTTTATCAATATCTCCATCAATGTCTATGTTTTCCTCCTCACCAATTCCATCTGCCGATGTTTCCCCTTCGTTGTCAGCATCTGATCATCTTACATCTACGTCTCCGTCAATGACTCAATCCGTTTCTTCTTCGTCACATATCAATAAGCCATCAATGCCTCCATCCATTTCCTCGATTGTTTCGTCTAATATGTCTCCGTCAATTTCGTCTTCTGACTACATGTCATCAATACCTTCATCAATGCCCTCATCAATATTTTCATCAGTTTCTCAATATGTTTCATCTGGAATTGTGTCTTCTTCAGTGACTTCAGATATCGATATGACATCAATCTCTCCATCGTTGTCCTCACCTCTTCCATCTGATATTTCCTCTTCAATGACGTCATATGCAGGTATGTCAACTACGTCTCTACCCATGCCATCAGTTCTCGGTGTTTCTGCATCTGTGACACCAATGCTGTCTTCAGTTTCATCCGTCGATCTTTCTTCCATGTCTTCGTCAATGTCACCATATATTGGATCTGTTGATGTATCTCCTTCAATGTCGTCATTTATCGGTGATTCATCTATGTTATCATCAACGCCTCAATCTCAGTCATCTGCATATGTTTCTCCTTCGATATCATCATCTATCGATACGTCATTAATTACTTCATCAATGTCCCCATTTCTCACATCTGTAGGTACAACTTCTTCAATCCCATCTTCTGGCGTTATATCAATGTCGGTTTCATCTATCGACGTATCTGCGTCAATGACATCGTCCCTCGAAATGTCTTCATTGACGCCTTCCTCAATGTCCCCTTCTGTTTCCACTGTCGATGTTTCCTCTTCAATAGCATCATCTATCAATGTTTCCCCTTCAATGGTGTCATCTGTTGATGTTTCGTCTTCAATAGCATCATCTGTCGATGTTTCGCCTTCAATAGCATCATCTGTTGCTGTTTCCCCTTCAATGGTGTCATCTGTCGATGTTTCGTCTTCAATAGCATCATCTGTCGATGTTTCGCCTTCAATAGCATCATCTGTTGCTGTTTCTCCTTCAATGGTGTCATCTGTCGATGTTTCGCCTTCAATGGCATCATCTGTCGATGTTTCGCCTTCAATAGTATCATTTATCGTTGTTTCTCCTTCATTAGCGTCCTCTTACGATTTTTCATCCAGTGATGCTTCTcctttgatgacgtcatctagcGTCATGTCATATATATCTTCGTCAATAATCTCGTCTGATACATTCGCTAATGTTTCCTCTTCAATTATGTCAGCTACCTCATTTTCATCTTTGCCTACATCAATTTCCTCATCTGTTTCAACGTCCATTGATGTATCACCTTCAATAACACCTTCTGGTATAACATCAATGTTTTTATCAATGTCTTCATCTGCTCCATCTGTTGATGTTTCTAATTTAATTACATCATCAAAAGATATTTCATCTTTATCTTCATCCATATCGCCTTCAGAATCGTCTATTTATGCTTCATCAATGACGCCATATAGCGTCATCTCGTCTAGCGACACTTTATCAATGTCTGTAACAATATCTCCATCATCTGTAACTATTTCACCATCATCTGTCGATATGTCGTCAGTGTCCTTGAATGCTTCATCTGTTATTGATTCTCCGTCCATGACGTCTGACATTGATATGTCTATGTCTATATATCCATCAGATGCATCTGCCGAATCTTCATCCTTTACGACACCATCTGTCGATAATTCTTCTTTGTCGTCATCTTTTATGTTTCCATCCATGACCTCGATTTCTGATAATTCTTCTATATCTTCATCAATATATCCTTCGTCTGATTCGTCAATAGATTTAACCTCGTTTTTAAGGTCCTCCTCATCTGTCCTTAGTGATGCTTTTCCGTCGATGACATCGTCGTTAGAAACGTCATCCTTATCAAACACTGTCTCTTCCTCCATTTATAGCTCGTATATCACTTCAGCACTTGAAAATCCAACTTTGTTTACATCAGTACTTTCATCGCAAAACTTATCATCGTCTGTGTCCTCATCTATTGATATTTCTGCCACGTCATCAGACTTAGTACTGTAG
- the LOC138307578 gene encoding excitatory amino acid transporter-like, with amino-acid sequence MVTNRKTSPIRRWVKENLLLILTTTGAILGLAIGFGIREGKPSRDHLTWIGLPGELFMRMLKLMIIPLIVSSMISATASLDPKSNGRISIVAIIFIVSTNTISSVIGIILALIFKPGDGVMSEISDTRDTTTMETADIFADLLRNVIPDNIVDMAFQQTLTRTDITYTTVTRNTTNGTVEDTVRTIGKTVGKTSGTNVLGMITTCMLLGLAINKADGKGKPVLKFFSSLSDIVMIILRWMLWSTPLGVLSLIAVSTATVNDLGENGRALGKLIGLVILGVGIHQLIIMPVIFFVTTRRNPYRYAFQFIKAWMIVFTTTLSAIAIPEILEACENNQKVDRRVSRFVVPLSVTISANGSAIFIAAAAIFSGNIAGISINVGGIIIIGILTSICAMALPSIPSSSLVTIVMILTSLNIPADSVSLLFAIDWLLDRIRSSSNLVSHAHSAVVTYHLCRKSLEHSNITNEPENKDDENQELTV; translated from the exons ATGGTTACGAATAGGAAGACTTCTCCCATCAGGAGATGGGTGAAGGAAAACTTGCTTCTCATTCTCACTACCACCGGGGCAATCCTCGGATTGGCTATAGGATTTGGAATCCGGGAAGGAAAGCCATCTCGAGATCACTTGACATGGATAG GGTTGCCTGGCGAACTGTTTATGAGGATGTTGAAGCTGATGATTATTCCTCTAATAGTAAGCAGTATGATCTCTG CGACTGCCTCCCTGGACCCCAAGTCTAACGGCCGCATTAGTATTGTGGCTATAATCTTCATCGTCTCCACCAACACCATATCATCTGTCATCGGAATTATCCTCGCACTCATCTTCAAACCAG GTGACGGAGTCATGTCTGAGATAAGTGATACAAGAGACACTACTACTATGGAAACAGCAGATATATTCGCAGATCTACTAAG GAATGTAATACCGGACAACATTGTGGATATGGCGTTCCAACAAACGCTGACACGGACTGACATCACTTACACTACTGTTACAAGGAACACTACCAACGGTACTGTGGAGGACACCGTGAGAACGATAGGAAAAACAGTGGGGAAAACATCGGGCACCAATGTTCTAG GTATGATAACGACCTGCATGCTGTTGGGGCTAGCCATTAATAAGGCGGACGGGAAGGGCAAACCTGTACTCAAGTTCTTCTCCTCTCTGTCTGATATCGTCATGATAATACTACGCTGGATGTTATG GTCGACACCACTAGGTGTGCTGAGTCTGATAGCTGTCTCTACAGCTACTGTTAACGACCTGGGAGAAAATGGCCGAGCTCTTGGCAAGTTGATTGGGCTTGTTATTCTGGGAGTCGGTATACATCAGCTTATAATTATGCCGGTTATATTTTTTGTGACAACTCGACGAAATCCTTATAGATATGCTTTTCAATTCATCAAAGCATGGATGATTGTCTTCACTACTACGCTTTC GGCTATCGCTATCCCCGAGATCCTCGAAGCTTGTGAGAATAACCAGAAAGTGGACAGGAGGGTCAGTCGGTTTGTCGTCCCTCTGTCGGTCACAATCAGCGCCAATGGAAGCGCTATTTTCATCGCCGCAGCAGCCATTTTCTCAGGAAATATCGCTGGGATCAGTATAAATGTCGGAGGCATCATCATTATTGG tattttaacGTCAATCTGTGCTATGGCGTTACCCAGCATTCCTAGTTCGTCTCTCGTAACCATAGTGATGATCCTGACGTCTCTCAATATTCCGGCTGATTCTGTCTCCCTCCTATTCGCCATTGATTGGTTATT ggACCGGATACGATCCTCCAGCAATCTTGTGAGTCATGCGCACTCTGCCGTTGTGACGTACCACCTGTGCCGGAAGTCTCTAGAACATTCTAATATAACAAATGAGCCAGAAAATAAGGACGACGAAAACCAGGAGTTGACAGTGTAA